The following are encoded together in the Bradysia coprophila strain Holo2 unplaced genomic scaffold, BU_Bcop_v1 contig_94, whole genome shotgun sequence genome:
- the LOC119085426 gene encoding phospholipase A1 member A: MWKIGFCRLCFLIAIVVTKTDSQKAADADNDVFNSKSCLSKPIRCPHPQIQFYLYTRRTQKNPELLDVLDPEAFYYTHFNRAHPTKIVIHGFGGGRNFSPSPDIREAYFKRGDYNIIIVDYSTAVKEPCLSQMEWAPRFGGLCISQLLKYIGRHPRGVRPDDVHFIGYSVGAHIAGLAANFLTPEEGKIGRITGLDPTIFFYAGSNNTRDLDKTDAHFVDIIHTGAGILGQWSPSGHADFYVNGGTSQPGCSSSTIFQTLACDHTKVTPYFIESINSPKGFYAGPCTNLLSYLIGWCEPKDSEYVLMGEDLNHNARGVYYVTTNAKPPYARGYPSKNKSQTRSATEYDSVKKK; this comes from the exons ATGTGGAAAATCGGTTTTTGTCGATTATGTTTCTTAATTGCAATCGTTGTAACTAAGACAG ATTCCCAAAAGGCTGCTGATGCTGATAATGATGTCTTCAACTCCAAGTCATGCCTTTCGAAGCCAATACGCTGTCCTCATCCGCAAATTCAGTTCTATCTGTACACAAGACGAACGCAAAAAAATCCCGAACTCTTAGATGTGCTCGATCCGGAGGCATTTTATTACACCCATTTCAACAGAGCTCATCCAACGAAAATTGTCATTCATGGATTCGGTGGTGGCCGAAATTTCTCGCCTAGTCCAGATATTCGTGAGGCATATTTCAAACGTGGCGATTACAATATCATTATCGTTGACTACAGCACAGCGGTTAAGGAACCGTGCCTGAGCCAAATGGAATGGGCGCCTAGATTTGGCGGTTTGTGTATATCACAACTACTCAAATACATTGGTCGACATCCGAGGGGAGTGCGACCGGATGACGTACACTTCATTGG GTACAGCGTTGGAGCACACATAGCTGGATTAGCGGCTAATTTCTTAACACCCGAAGAAGGAAAGATTGGAAGAATAACGGGTCTCGatccaacaatatttttttacgcTGGCTCTAATAACACCCGAGACTTAGATAAAACTGACGCACATTTCGTCGATATCATCCACACCGGTGCTGGTATATTGGGTCAGTGGAGTCCAAGTGGTCATGCCGACTTTTATGTTAACGGTGGAACTTCTCAGCCGGGCTGTTCTAGCAGTACAATATTCC AAACTCTTGCCTGCGATCACACAAAAGTTACgccatattttattgaatcgaTCAATAGTCCGAAAGGATTTTATGCTGGACCATGTACGAATCTGCTCTCATACCTAATTGGATGGTGTGAACCGAAAGACTCCGAATACGTGTTGATGGGTGAAGACCTTAATCACAA TGCACGAGGAGTTTACTACGTTACCACAAATGCCAAGCCGCCATATGCGAGAGGTtatccatcaaaaaataaatctcaAACACGTAGCGCAACAGAATACGACAGtgtaaagaaaaaatga
- the LOC119085404 gene encoding TBC1 domain family member 19 codes for MEELKDASIHHTAIKISNEIKNMKLYGQLYKTVQKLVCSPDVNKDNIKSTLQVAILANGLDTDIRNIVYHLIRSTLKNEYKSTGLSSDHLNYLRRAGIQWERRVRKSLCNMCNEMQVTLQGQPRISVDKEELLNKWSELSNYQIDLSNYRPVYAPKDLLEVLLSLKGPQRQEDDLHPKWEFSHIGLPVKKIYDLRMHFLDLIRNEKTTNWSVQCQKVLQKRHAPLCQHLLKRGQTPTQYRGAFWSYVLGSHVEQYDQDHWDKLKLSVLNTDLIVDKLIFKDVQLTATNDDQYFVFEDVLYQVMLCFSRDTEIHQIINQDVVNNSKTKQYDGPPSVVPFHGICMFAAPFCYIFDSPVKLYFTFRAFYIRYCHRLTTINTHPQGIVSLCLLFEKLLQTHEPELWSHFREIQIQPIRIVFKWLMRAFSGHLPPDELLILWDLILGFDSLEIIPLLAIVILSFRKESLMQVETLENIEAVLADLSSIKILPLLQLALTTNRD; via the exons ATGGAAGAACTGAAAGATGCAAGCATTCATCATACAGCCATCAAAATTTccaatgaaatcaaaaatatgaaattgtacggTCAACTCTACAAAACAGTGCAA aaATTGGTCTGCTCACCGGATGTAAACAAAGACAATATAAAAAGTACGCTGCAGGTGGCGATATTGGCGAACGGCCTCGATACTG ATATCCGAAACATTGTTTATCACTTGATTCGAAGCACTTTAAAGAATGAGTACAAATCAACAGGACTATCG TCAGATCACCTGAACTATTTGAGACGGGCTGGCATTCAATGGGAACGCCGAGTACGAAAATCACTGTGCAACATGTGCAATGAAATGCAAGTTACATTACAAGGTCAACCGAGAATAAGTGTTGATAAGGAGGAACTATTGAACAAATGGAGTGAATTGAGTAACTATCAAATAG ATTTATCGAACTACAGACCCGTTTACGCACCGAAAGATTTGTTGGAAGTGTTGCTGTCGCTAAAGGGGCCACAAAGACAAGAAGATGA TCTCCACCCGAAGTGGGAATTCTCTCACATTGGCCTACCAGTAAAGAAAATCTACGATTTGCGAATGCATTTTCTCGATCTTATTCGAAATGAGAAAACAACGAACTGGTCGGTACAATGCCAGAAAGTATTGCAAAAAAGACACGCACCGCTGTGCCAACATCTGTTGAAACGAGGACAGACACCAACTCAGTATCGAGGGGCGTTTTGGTCATATGTTCTCGGAAGTCATGTTGAACAATAC GATCAGGATCATTGGGACAAACTGAAGTTGTCTGTGCTGAATACTGACCTAATAGTGGACAAGTTGATTTTTAAAGATGTTCAATTAACAGCCACCAACGATgatcaatattttgttttcgaaGATGTACTCTACCAG gTAATGCTCTGCTTCTCTCGGGATACGGAAATTCACCAAATTATTAACCAAGACGTGGTTAACAacagtaaaacaaaacaatatgACGGACCTCCGTCAGTGGTTCCATTTCACGGGATATGCATGTTCG CCGCAccattttgttacatttttgattCACCTGTTAAACTTTATTTCACATTTCGAGCTTTTTATATTCGATACTGTCATCGACTAACTACAATCAACACTCATCCACAG GGTATCGTCAGCTTGTGTTTGTTGTTCGAaaaattactccaaactcatGAGCCAGAACTGTGGTCCCATTTCCGCGAAATTCAGATTCAACC GATACGAATCGTTTTCAAATGGCTGATGAGAGCTTTCAGCGGCCATCTACCACCGGACGAACTGCTGATATTATGGGATTTG ATTCTAGGCTTCGACAGTTTGGAGATAATCCCGCTACTCGCAATTGTGATACTGAGCTTTCGCAAAGAAAGTCTAATGCAGGTCGAAACTCTGGAGAACATTGAAGCTGTTTTGGCTGATTTGTCATCCATTAAAATTTTGCCTCTGCTTCAATTAGCTTTAACGACCAACAGGGATTAA
- the LOC119085422 gene encoding cysteine protease ATG4B, producing MDSVFEAYLGQDAGILSEPDDIPKTNDPVWILGKQYNAIQELETIRRDVQSRLWCTYRRGFVPIGSPQLTSDRGWGCMLRCGQMVLAQSLIDLHLGRDWFWTPTTRDPTYLKIVNRFEDGRKSPFSIHQITLMGDSENKKVGEWFGPNTVCQVLRKLVKYDDWCSIVVHVAMDNVVVTDEIINLCQDNQDSWKPLLLIVPLRLGLSDINPIYIDALKKCFELPGTVGMIGGRPNRALYFIGYVGDEALYLDPHTTQRSGSIGDKSTETEVEMDETFHQKYAARINFKDIDPSLAVCFLCKTKDEFTQLTKRFQSDVADTAIQPLFEVTKTGQAPWLSRAANEQSSAAGCTEEDFDQLTNNGESDDEFEFIT from the exons ATGGATAGCGTATTTGAAGCGTACCTAGGCCAGGATGCTGGAATTTTATCGGAGCCAGATGATATACCCAAAACTAATGATCCCGTTTGGATATTGGGCAAGCAATACAATGCAATTCAAG AATTGGAAACGATAAGACGAGATGTCCAGTCAAGACTCTGGTGCACATACCGACGTGGCTTCGTTCCTATTGGCAGTCCTCAATTAACTTCCGATAGGGGCTGGGGTTGT ATGTTGCGTTGTGGTCAAATGGTGTTAGCACAATCGCTTATTGATTTGCACTTGGGAAGAGATTGGTTCTGGACGCCAACGACACGGGATCCGacttatttgaaaattgttaatcGATTTGAGGACGGCCGCAAGAGTCCGTTTTCGATTCATCAGATTACGTTGATGGGTGACTCGGAGAATAAAAAAGttggcgaatggtttggaCCAAATACAGTATGCCAGGTCTTAAG AAAACTAGTCAAATACGATGATTGGTGTTCAATAGTGGTACATGTCGCAATGGATAACGTTGTGGTCACTGATGAAATAA ttAATCTCTGCCAAGACAATCAAGACTCGTGGAAACCGCTCCTTCTGATAGTCCCTCTGCGGTTGGGTCTAAGCGACATAAATCCCATATACATTGACGCACTGAAAAAGTGCTTCGAATTACCGGGTACAGTTGGAATGATCGGCGGGAGACCGAATCGGGCATTATATTTCATTGGATATGTGGGAGACGAAGCTCTCTATTTGG ACCCTCATACGACACAAAGAAGTGGATCGATCGGAGACAAATCTACTGAAACGGAAGTGGAAATGGACGAAACGTTTCATCAAAAATACGCTGCTCGGATCAATTTCAAAGACATAGACCCTTCGCTGGCTGTG TGTTTCCTATGCAAAACAAAAGACGAATTCACCCAATTGACGAAACGTTTTCAAAGTGACGTTGCCGACACTGCCATTCAACCTCTATTTGAAGTAACAAAGACTGGCCAGGCACCATGGTTGTCGCGAGCAGCGAATGAACAAAGCTCGGCTGCTGGATGTACAGAAGAAg ACTTCGATCAACTTACAAATAATGGTGAATCTGATGATGAGTTTGAATTTATCACATAA